GTCGCCGTCGAGGCGGCGTTCGATCTCGGTGAGGGTGACCGCCGCGCCGATCTCGATGTGGTCGGACTCGACGCGCAGCTCCCGCAGCTCGGGGAGCCGGTCGATGGCGACGACCAGGTCCGCACGGCGGGAACGGATGTTGACCTCGACGCCGTAGTCGGTGGAGCCGGCGACCACGACCGCGTCGGGCCGCTCGCGCAGCAGCTGCACGGTTTCGGCCAGGGTGCTCTTGCGCACGAAGGTGCTCTCACCCTGGGTGTACTCGGTGGCGGCCGGTGCGGGCGGCTCCTGCTCGCGACGCTGCGCCAGCGGGTCGTCCTCGGTGGGCGCGCCGACGGCGTACGCGGCATCGCGGATCGGGCGGTAACCCGTACAACGACACAGGTTTCCGCTCAGCGAGTGCAGGTCGAACCCGTTCGGACCGTGCTCGGAGTCGACGCCGTGCGCCGAGTCCGCGTCCGAGCCCGTGTCCTCGTGCGCGCAGCGGTCGGGCCGGTAGTACTCGGAGGCCATGCTGCAGATGAATCCCGGCGTGCAGTAACCACACTGGGAACCGCCGCGGACCGCCATCTCCTCCTGCACGGGGTGCAGGGTGGGCTGCTCGCCGGCTTCACCGGCGGTGGCGAGGCCCTCGGAGGTGATGACCTCCTGGCCGTCGAGCGCCGCGGCCGGGACCAGGCACGCGTTGACCGCCACCCAGTCGGTGGGCTTGTTCACGCCGGGACGGGCCACCAGGACCGAACAGGCGCCGCACTCACCCTCGGCGCAGCCCTCCTTGGTACCAGTGAGGCCGCGGTCGCGCAGGAAGTCCAGCACCGTGGTGTGGGGCGCAGCCGGAGCGAGAGGTGTTTCCTTGCCGTTGACCGTTATACGTGCTGCTACCACGACGCAACCTCATTTCGGTGCGTGGTCAAACTGATAATGCTAGTCGCCATTTCAGGAGCTTTCTATTTCGGTGGCGCAGCTCGAGAACCCAGAGCGCAAATGAGCACGCAACGCAACGACGTGCCTCAGGCGATGAAAGAGAGTGCGAAGGTGCCGGGGCCCGCGATCGGGCACACCGGGAAGGGGGGCTGCGTCAGCAGCCGTGTGCTACACGACCCGGAACCCAGGCGGCCTGCTGAGCGAGGCGATGCAGGTCAGAGATGGTGGACATCTGACTTCGCCTCCTTTCAACAGCTCACGATCCGGTTCGGTCGAAATTACGTTGCCGCAGGCCCATCGGTCAAGCGCGGGATGTGGAGACCACCAACAGGTTCCAGAAAGCTACGACAAATCGCCCATACGGTACCACGCCGCGGCGCGCTCCAGAATGAAGGGATATTACAACAATGTTACTTACGGTAAATGTGTGGTTGCAGTGCAACGTGGTTTCCGTGGGGCCGCTTAACCCGCGCCCCAGAAACTCTGTATTTACGGACAACAGCAGTTGCCTCCTCCCGTAGGAAGCGCCACTCGGCAGCGCATTCCTACGGGAGTGCGCTCACACGTCCCAGGCGACCGGGAGGCTCTTCACCCCGAAGATGTCCGCGGTCTCCGGACGCAGGGCAACGTCTTCGGCCGGTACGGCAAGCCTCAGCGTGGGGAAGCGGCTCAGCAGCGCGGAGAACGCGACCCGCATCTCGATACGGGCCAGCTGCTGCCCCAGGCACAGGTGGATGCCGTGGCCGAAGGCCAGGTGCCCGCCCTCCTCCCGGCGCAGGTCGAGCACGTGGGGATCGGTGAAGCGCTCGGGGTCGCGGTTGGCGGTGTTGTACGACAGGAGGACCGTCGTGCCGGCCTCGACGGTCTGCCCGCCCACCTCGACGTCCTCCAGCGCGGTCCGCATGAACGATGTGGCGACGCTCAGATGCCGCAGCAGCTCCTCCACCGCCTGGTCGACGAGCGTCGGATCGGCGCGCAGCGCTGCCATCTGCGCCGGGTTCTGCAGGAGCGCGAAGGTCCCGAGGGCCAGCATGTTCGCGGTGGTGTCGAACCCGGCCGCGAGCAGGATCAGGCTGATCCCCTGCAGCTCCTCATCGGTCAGATCGCTGTCGGTGAGTTCGCTGAGCACGTCGTCGGTGGGCTTCGCACGCTTGGCGGCCACCAGCTCCGCGAGGTACTCCTGGGTCGCGGTGTAGGCCGCCAACAGGTCCTCGTCGCTCGTCTCCCCGTTCATGAACGTGTCGATCTGTTCCTGGAACGAGTCCCGGTCCTCGTACGGCACCCCCAGCAGCTCACAGATGACGATGGTGGGGATGGGCTTGGCGAACGCGGTCACCAGGTCCGCCGTCGGCCCGGTCCTTTCCATGGCGTCCAGGCAGTCGGTGGTGATCTGCTCGATGCGCTCGGTGAGCAGTCGCATCCGCCGGGCGGTGAACTTGCCCACCAGCGGTTTCCGGTAGCGCCCGTGCTGTGGTTCGTCCATGAGGAGGAACTCGCCGGGCGGCGCCGGCGGGATGTCGAAGTCGACCACGTTCAGCAGCTCTTTGCGCGAGCTGAACCGCGGGTCCGCCAGGACCGACCTGACCAGGTCGTATCCGGTGATCAGCCAGCCGGGTTTCCCGCCGGGGTGGGTGTAGCGGCTGATGGGGCCGTTGCTGCGGGCTTCGATCAGCTCGGCCGGCGGGTCGAAAGGACAGCCGGGCCGGCGCTCCGTCGGCAGCGTCGTCACCGTGTGGAGCGATTCATTCATGACCGTTCCTCACCTCGCGATAGTGCGTGTTCGATGAATCTCGAAAGC
This genomic window from Streptomyces sp. NBC_01351 contains:
- a CDS encoding xanthine dehydrogenase small subunit, giving the protein MVAARITVNGKETPLAPAAPHTTVLDFLRDRGLTGTKEGCAEGECGACSVLVARPGVNKPTDWVAVNACLVPAAALDGQEVITSEGLATAGEAGEQPTLHPVQEEMAVRGGSQCGYCTPGFICSMASEYYRPDRCAHEDTGSDADSAHGVDSEHGPNGFDLHSLSGNLCRCTGYRPIRDAAYAVGAPTEDDPLAQRREQEPPAPAATEYTQGESTFVRKSTLAETVQLLRERPDAVVVAGSTDYGVEVNIRSRRADLVVAIDRLPELRELRVESDHIEIGAAVTLTEIERRLDGDVPLLAELFPQFASRLIRNSGTLGGNLGTGSPIGDSPPVLLALEASLVLADADGERVVPLADYFTGYRQSVRRPDELIRAVRIPLPLSRVTAFHKIAKRRFDDISSVAIAFALDIEDGIVRKARIGLGGVAATPIRALATEAALEGKPWSAETVEAAARVMRGEGTPMSDHRASSIYRSAMLGQSLLKLHAQTTEAVSS
- a CDS encoding cytochrome P450; its protein translation is MNESLHTVTTLPTERRPGCPFDPPAELIEARSNGPISRYTHPGGKPGWLITGYDLVRSVLADPRFSSRKELLNVVDFDIPPAPPGEFLLMDEPQHGRYRKPLVGKFTARRMRLLTERIEQITTDCLDAMERTGPTADLVTAFAKPIPTIVICELLGVPYEDRDSFQEQIDTFMNGETSDEDLLAAYTATQEYLAELVAAKRAKPTDDVLSELTDSDLTDEELQGISLILLAAGFDTTANMLALGTFALLQNPAQMAALRADPTLVDQAVEELLRHLSVATSFMRTALEDVEVGGQTVEAGTTVLLSYNTANRDPERFTDPHVLDLRREEGGHLAFGHGIHLCLGQQLARIEMRVAFSALLSRFPTLRLAVPAEDVALRPETADIFGVKSLPVAWDV